In the Manis javanica isolate MJ-LG chromosome 14, MJ_LKY, whole genome shotgun sequence genome, one interval contains:
- the UBE2D2 gene encoding ubiquitin-conjugating enzyme E2 D2 isoform X4 has product MGPNDSPYQGGVFFLTIHFPTDYPFKPPKVAFTTRIYHPNINSNGSICLDILRSQWSPALTISKVLLSICSLLCDPNPDDPLVPEIARIYKTDREKYNRIAREWTQKYAM; this is encoded by the exons ATGGGGCCA AATGACAGTCCCTATCAGGGTGGAGTATTTTTCTTGACAATTCATTTCCCAACAGATTACCCCTTCAAACCACCTAAG GTTGCATTTACAACAAGAATTTATCATCCAAATATCAACAGTAATGGCAGCATTTGTCTTGATATTCTACGGTCACAGTGGTCTCCAGCACTAACTATTTCAAAAG TACTCTTGTCCATCTGTTCTCTGTTATGTGATCCCAATCCAGATGATCCTTTAGTGCCTGAGATTGCGCGGATCTACAAAACAGATAGAGAAAA GTACAACAGAATAGCTCGGGAATGGACTCAGAAGTATGCGATGTAA